In one Arachis duranensis cultivar V14167 chromosome 9, aradu.V14167.gnm2.J7QH, whole genome shotgun sequence genomic region, the following are encoded:
- the LOC107464379 gene encoding uncharacterized protein LOC107464379, translating to MTVPASVADPSWYLDTSASHHVTSDISSMISCLEYIGPDQVQIGNGTDVMISFTISFEELKGVICEKIHSERARRISCILYRYPIQVFGGFVQFQTKYVTDEASMQEIFSMYIENRSQLAFIELYVEFEQFEADRIILWEDYNSDSEEEFESNYEVVGPDGDEDQGDGPMAPDVSDVANALANEVPFEEPLFMRVLDLEVMHVPEFLDYISAEIPFVTDGEFAVGMEFSSRKAVIKAIKEYTIRRSVDYRVYESEPLTFYAKCTQYGSGCDWLIRVSMISRKYRWIIRRYNGSHTCTRAIISQDHSKLDSTTIAEAIKLLVEADPVLKIKSVIAEVQSKFNYTVCYQRAWLAKQKAVEKIFGGWEALYEALPIWFEAMCHKEPSAVVHFETMPAYQGDDLVTDIRVLYRVFWSYYPCIRAFKHGKPVVQVDGIHLYGKYKGCLLVAVSQDGNNNIVPIAFAIVEGETSDA from the exons ATGACAGTTCCAGCTTCTGTGGCAGATCCTTCATGGTATCTAGACACTAGTGCATCGCATCATGTCACTTCAGATATATCTTCTATGATTTCTTGCTTAGAGTACATTGGCCCTGACCAGGTTCAAATTGGTAATGGAACAG ATGTTATGATTTCTTTCACAATCTCATTTGAAGAGCTCAAAGGTGTGATCTGTGAAAAGATTCATTCTGAGAGGGCAAGAAGAATATCTTGTATCCTATATAGATATCCTATACAAGTGTTTGGTGGATTCGTCCAGTTTCAAACCAAATATGTAACGGACGAAGCGAGCATGCAAGAgatattttcaatgtatattgaaaATCGGAGTCAACTCGCGTTCATCgagttgtatgttgagtttgagCAATTTGAGGCCGACCGGATTATTCTATGGGAAGATTACAATAGTGACAGTGAAGAAGAGTTCGAAAGTAACTACGAAGTTGTTGGTCCAGATGGAGATGAAGATCAAGGTGACGGACCTATGGCTCCGGATGTGTCAGATGTGGCAAATGCACTGGCAAACGAAGTGCCGTTTGAGGAGCCATTATTCATGCGAGTTTTGGATTTGGAAGTCATGCATGTTCCGGAGTTTCTGGATTATATCAGTGCAG AAATTCCTTTTGTCACAGATGGTGAATTTGCCGTTGGGATGGAATTTAGTTCCAGGAAAGCTGTTATAAAGGCGATAAAAGAGTATACCATACGAAGAAGCGTAGACTACCGGGTGTATGAGTCTGAGCCGTTGACATTTTATGCGAAGTGTACACAGTATGGATCAGGGTGTGATTGGCTTATCCGAGTTAGCATGATCAGCCGGAAGTACCGTTGGATTATAAGAAGGTATAATGGCAGTCACACTTGTACTAGAGCCATAATTTCTCAGGATCATTCGAAGCTGGATTCGACCACAATTGCAGAAGCAATTAAATTGTTGGTTGAGGCTGACCCCGTCTTAAAGATAAAATCGGTTATAGCAGAGGTGCAATCGAAGTTCAACTACACCGTTTGTTATCAGAGAGCATGGTTGGCTAAGCAAAAGGcagtagaaaaaatatttggaggcTGGGAAGCATTGTACGAAGCCTTGCCTATATGGTTTGAGGCCATGTGTCATAAGGAGCCATCAGCTGTTGTTCATTTTGAGACTATGCCTGCATATCAGGGCGATGACTTGGTAACTGATATTCGGGTATTGTATCGTGTCTTTTGGAGTTATTACCCCTGCATTAGAGCATTCAAACATGGTAAGCCAGTTGTCCAGGTGGATGGGATTCACTTGTACGGAAAGTACAAGGGTTGTCTACTAGTGGCAGTGTCACAGGATGGCAACAACAATATCGTCCCAATTGCGTTTGCTATTGTGGAGGGAGAGACTTCTGATGCATGA
- the LOC107464459 gene encoding serine/threonine-protein kinase OXI1 → MIDHGDGILPSLDFENLKVISAVGRGAKGVVFLARAGDRSCSECLALKAISKALIQKKEEAYGEYKRVSFELEVLRRFDHPLLPRLRGVLETDGIVAFAMDFCHGGNLHSLRKKQTEKMFADDTIRFYAVELVLALEYLHGLGIVYRDLKPENVMIQENGHIMLVDFDLSKKLKPKSPQSTSHKSSSPNSSAKKPARKRRLSWLNINCNSGILPCELDSVEPQPESTRRGESDSVEKSNSFVGTEEYVAPEVVAGQGHGFGVDWWSLGVVLYEMLYGTTPFKGENRKETFLGILTKEPELTGEKTALRDLIGRLLEKDPDRRITVGEIKSHDFFKGVKWDTVLQIARPPYIPCNEVEDAVGLSKQEVEIFVHGVFFPEGNDDRREKNEKVEEKNGGNEENNSNKKVWSDKLSHRATENDDFLIF, encoded by the exons ATGATCGACCACGGCGACGGCATCTTACCGTCACTTGATTTCGAGAATCTTAAAGTAATAAGCGCCGTGGGGCGCGGGGCGAAGGGAGTGGTGTTCCTAGCGAGAGCCGGTGACCGGTCATGCAGCGAGTGTTTGGCTCTGAAGGCTATATCGAAGGCTCTGATTCAGAAGAAGGAAGAGGCTTACGGAGAGTATAAGAGGGTTTCATTCGAACTTGAAGTGCTACGTCGTTTTGATCACCCGCTTTTGCCGCGGTTGCGAGGGGTTTTGGAAACCGATGGAATCGTTGCCTTCGCCATGGATTTCTGCCACGGTGGCAACCTCCATTCTCTCAGGAAGAAACAAACTGAGAAAATGTTCGCCGATGACACCATCAG GTTTTACGCGGTGGAATTAGTCCTAGCTTTGGAGTACTTGCATGGTTTGGGAATAGTGTATAGAGACCTAAAGCCAGAAAATGTTATGATCCAAGAAAACGGTCACATAATGCTCGTAGATTTTGATCTCTCCAAGAAGCTGAAGCCAAAATCTCCTCAATCAACGAGTCACAAATCGTCGAGTCCTAACTCGTCGGCGAAGAAACCCGCAAGGAAGCGACGGTTGTCGTGGCTTAACATAAACTGTAACTCTGGCATCTTGCCGTGCGAGTTGGACTCAGTAGAGCCGCAACCTGAGTCAACTCGTCGGGGTGAGTCAGACTCAGTGGAGAAATCGAACTCCTTCGTTGGAACGGAAGAGTACGTGGCACCTGAGGTTGTCGCAGGGCAGGGTCATGGTTTCGGTGTTGATTGGTGGTCACTCGGTGTCGTTTTGTATGAAATGTTATACGGAACGACGCCGTTTAAGGGCGAGAATAGAAAAGAAACGTTTCTTGGGATATTAACGAAGGAGCCTGAGCTGACGGGGGAGAAGACTGCGTTACGAGATTTGATTGGTAGGTTGTTAGAAAAGGATCCTGATCGTCGGATCACAGTTGGCGAGATCAAGAGTCATGATTTCTTTAAGGGAGTTAAGTGGGACACGGTGTTGCAAATAGCGAGACCACCTTATATTCCTTGTAATGAGGTTGAAGACGCAGTGGGGCTTAGCAAACAGGAAGTGGAGATTTTTGTTCATGGAGTATTTTTTCCTGAGGGAAATGATGatagaagagagaaaaatgagaaagtGGAGGAAAAGAATGGTGGAAACGAGGAGAATAATAGTAACAAGAAAGTGTGGTCTGACAAGTTGAGTCATAGAGCCACTGAGAAtgatgattttttaattttttga
- the LOC107464460 gene encoding uncharacterized protein LOC107464460 produces MKVRVVCRKIYDYIRYDLKEIAFPSSLPDPPNIKKRRKLTWDQRIWVLKRAARLYAASWVRDIGPDLRPAHYKKDEMIEEPNDEKKPAKGREPSTLEDLAVAARGGMETLRPALQRVYMTRASAYRDALKSFIVGYQEGVQQVMEKKEDSKSQEDADVPKKST; encoded by the exons atgaaagtgagggttgTTTGTAGGAAAATCTATGATTACATACGCTATGATCTCAAAGAGATTGCTTTCCCATCGTCTTTGCCTGACCCTCCTAACATTAAGAAGCGTCGCAAATTGACCTGGGACCAGCGTATTTGG GTTTTAAAGAGAGCTGCTAGACTTTATGCCGCAAGCTGGGTTCGCGACATTGGCCCTGATCTTCGGCCAGCACATTATAAGAAGGATGAAATGATCGAAGAACCCAATGATGAAAAGAAACCTGCTAAAGGAAGAGAGCCTTCAACACTGGAGGATCTTG CTGTAGCTGCCAGAGGTGGAATGGAAACTCTCAGACCTGCCTTGCAGCGCGTGTACATGACCAGAGCTTCTGCATACAGAGACGCTCTTAAAAGCTTCATAGTAGGTTACCAAGAAGGTGTTCAACAAGTAatggagaagaaagaagattcCAAAAGTCAAGAAGATGCTGATGTGCCCAAAAAATCAACTTGA